In Kaistella sp. 97-N-M2, the sequence TCGAAGATTTAATTCCGGATGAAAAAGTTGTTTTAACCATTTCTCACGCAGGGTATATTAAAAGAACATCACTTTCCGAGTATAAAATACAGAGTAGAGGTGGAGTAGGCAACCGCGCCGCGACCACCAGAGATGAGGATTTCCTCGAATATATTGTAGCTGCAACCAATCACCAGTACATGCTTTTCTTTACGGAGAAAGGAAAATGTTTCTGGTTGAGGGTTTTCGAAATTCCGGAAGGCTCGAAAACATCCAAAGGCAGAGCCGTTCAGAATTTAATCAATATTGAGCCAGACGATAAAATCAAAGCTTATATCCGTACCAACGACCTGAAAGATGTCGACTACATTAATCAAATGAATGTGGTAATGATTACAAAGAACGGAACCATCAAAAAGACTTCGCTTGAAGCCTATTCAAGACCACGAACAAACGGAGTTAATGCCATTGAAATTAGAGATAACGATCAGCTTTTAGGTGCGAGATTAACGAACGGAAATTCGCAGATTATGATCGCCACGAAAAATGGAAAATGCATTCGTTTCCCCGAAGAAAAAGCACGTGCGGTAGGCCGTGGATCCATTGGTGTACGCGGAATTTCCCTCGATAAAGACGACGAAGTTATTGGTATGATTGTTGTCAACGATATCGAAAATGACACCGTTTTAGTAGTTTCCGAAAGGGGTTATGGCAAGCGAACTGCAGTCCTGGATTACCGCGAAACCAACCGTGGCGGTAAAGGCGTTATTACCTTAAATATTACCGAAAAAACCGGAAATCTTATTGCCATTCAGTCTGTAACAGACGACGATGGTTTGATGATTATCAACAAGTCCGGCGTTGCAATTAGAATGGGAATGGATGAGATGCGCGTGATGGGCCGAAATACACAGGGTGTAAAGGTGATTAATCTTAAAAAGAACGATGAAATTGCGGCCATCGCTAAAGTGGAGATGGACAAAGATGTAGAAGAGATCATCGATGAAGAATCCGAAGCGCTTCCGGGCGAAGTTCACAGCGATCTTGTTGAATTTAAAGATGTTCCGCAAACCGGCGACAACGCGGTGAGTAATATGGGCGACGAAAAAGTCCTCCGTAAAATAGAAGAGGACGAAGAAAAAGAAAACAATAAACTACAAAGTGAAGAAGAAGATCCTTCTGATGATGTAGAATAACAAATAAACCAATTTTTTTAAAATAAATATTATGAAAAAGATATTTCTCAGCCTTGCATTGCTTTCCATAGCTTTTGCAGGTGCTCAAAAAAAGAGATTGCTGCAGCCGTGAAGGCAATTGATGCAGGAGATACTGCGACAACCAATGCACAAATCGCTGCTGCAGAAGCAGCAATGGGCGGAAAAACCTACCTGTTGGAGCCTGCCGTTTTAGAACAGTATTATTATGCAAAAGGATTATCACTTCTGAAAGCGGGTAAAAATGCGGAAGGCGCATCCTACCTTGCAAAAATGAGTGACCTTGGAAAAGCAAAAATTTATACGGGTAAAGACAGTTCTAAGAACAAAGTCTACTACGTAGGAAAAGAGGAAGCCGACAAATCCGGAATTCAGGGCTTGAAGGAAGAAACATATACTCCTACCCTAAACGGAAAGATTGGAAATGCTGTAAATCCTTTAATTGAAGCGGCCAACAAAAGTGCAATGGACGCTTACAACGCGAAAAACTATTCCGCTGCAGCGCCAAAATTTAAAGAAGTTTACGATCTCTTAAAAGCAGGAGGTCAGGACAACAAACAATATCTTTATTATTCTGGGCTCAACTATGCTTTAGCAGGTCAGAAAGAGGATGCCATCAATGTTTATAATGATCTTATCAACTCCGGCTACACCGGCGCGGAAGTAACTTACACCGCAAAAAACAAAAAATCCGGTGCCGTAGAATCTCTGGATAAAACGTCCTGGGACCTTTATAAAAAAATGGGAGCGTCTGCAGAATATACCGATTTCAAAGTAGAAACGTCCAAAAAAATTGAAGCAGAACTTTACGAAACCAACGCGGCGTTGCTTATAGAGGCAGATAAAAATGACGAAGCTTTAGCCCTCATCGAGAAAGGTCTTAAAAAATATCCTGCCAATGCGAAACTTTCGGAATTACAGGGAACTGCCTATTTCAAGGCCGGCAAAATGGACGATTTTATTGGAAACTTAAAAGTTCAGACCACAAAAAATCCAAACGATCCGAACAACTGGTATAATTTAGGCGTTTTGCAAAGTAAGGATCCGGCCACGCAGGCAGATGCCATCGCTTCCTACAAAAAAGCCGTAGAGTTAAAACCCGACATGTCTCAGGCCTGGCAAAATTTAACCTACGTAACAATGGGTGATGATGCCAAAGCAATTGATGACTATAATGCGGCGAAAAAAGCAGGTAAAACCGACCTTGCCAACAAAATCATCAATGCACGTCGCGAAAGATTAGCTGCCGCCTTGCCATACGCAGAGAAATGGTATCAGAACGATTCCAACGATATAGAAGCGGTAAGTTTGCTTAAAGGTTTATATTTATCAACCAAAAACGACGCTAAGTTTCAGGAATTTAAAGCCAAGGAAGCAGCGATGAGTGCTGCTCAGAAGTAAATAGTCCATTTGATGATAAAAATACACAGGAATTCTTTTCTGTGTATTTTTTTTAAAATTAAATCATGATCGGCCTAATAATTTAAGGCCAG encodes:
- a CDS encoding tetratricopeptide repeat protein, which produces MKAIDAGDTATTNAQIAAAEAAMGGKTYLLEPAVLEQYYYAKGLSLLKAGKNAEGASYLAKMSDLGKAKIYTGKDSSKNKVYYVGKEEADKSGIQGLKEETYTPTLNGKIGNAVNPLIEAANKSAMDAYNAKNYSAAAPKFKEVYDLLKAGGQDNKQYLYYSGLNYALAGQKEDAINVYNDLINSGYTGAEVTYTAKNKKSGAVESLDKTSWDLYKKMGASAEYTDFKVETSKKIEAELYETNAALLIEADKNDEALALIEKGLKKYPANAKLSELQGTAYFKAGKMDDFIGNLKVQTTKNPNDPNNWYNLGVLQSKDPATQADAIASYKKAVELKPDMSQAWQNLTYVTMGDDAKAIDDYNAAKKAGKTDLANKIINARRERLAAALPYAEKWYQNDSNDIEAVSLLKGLYLSTKNDAKFQEFKAKEAAMSAAQK